From a region of the Cyprinus carpio isolate SPL01 chromosome A18, ASM1834038v1, whole genome shotgun sequence genome:
- the dtwd1 gene encoding tRNA-uridine aminocarboxypropyltransferase 1, giving the protein MSDQDRSALSGLLLASHAPLDDAQRAGRMKCSRCGASRMFYCYSCCALVGLEPRDVPSVKLPVKIDIIKHPHETDGKSTAVQAKLLAPQDVTIYTYPCIPELDHSAENILLVFPAPDAMTLEELWEHFSADGEPRVKRVKVSEADPDARGCPIQRVVFIDCTWNQTTRIITDERLQALPNVELKSRRSCFWRRQKGSPDTYLATIEAIYYFLKDLHSHYFSEYTGEYDNLLFFFSFLHKLINKAKQAAGKV; this is encoded by the exons ATGTCGGATCAGGACAGAAGCGCTCTGAGCGGCCTGCTGCTCGCGTCGCACGCCCCGCTGGATGACGCGCAGCGCGCCGGCCGGATGAAGTGCTCGCGGTGCGGCGCGTCGCGCATGTTCTACTGCTACAGCTGCTGCGCGCTGGTCGGGCTGGAGCCGCGGGACGTTCCGAGCGTCAAG CTGCCGGTGAAGATCGACATCATCAAGCACCCCCACGAGACGGACGGGAAGAGCACGGCGGTGCAGGCCAAGCTGCTGGCTCCGCAGGACGTCACCATCTACACCTACCCCTGCATCCCTGAGCTGGACCACAGCGCGGAAAAC ATCCTGCTGGTGTTTCCCGCTCCGGACGCCATGACGCTGGAGGAGCTGTGGGAGCATTTCTCTGCCGACGGAGAGCCGAGGGTGAAGAGGGTAAAAGTGAGCGAGGCAGACCCTGACGCACGCGGCTGTCCGATCCAGAGAGTGGTGTTCATCGACTGCACCTGGAACCAGACCACCAGAATCATCACAGACGAGCGTCTTCAAG CTTTACCGAACGTGGAGCTGAAGAGCAGAAGAAGCTGTTTCTGGCGGCGTCAGAAAGGCAGTCCGGACACATACCTGGCTACGATAGAGGCGATCTACTACTTCCTGAAGGATCTGCACAGCCACTATTTCTCAGAGTACACGGGAGAATACGACAACCTGCTGTTCTTCTTCTCATTTCTGCACAAACTGATCAACAAAGCCAAACAGGCTGCTGGGAAAGTGTGA
- the nnt2 gene encoding NAD(P) transhydrogenase, mitochondrial, which yields MACLLRCVTCCSVQRPGRRFFQTFPALYDQQALKGVRYKDVLVGVPKEIYQNERRVAVSPAGVEMLVKQGFRVQVESSAGREAKFSDDQYRAAGAQITDTKGAFGSDLVLKVRALVFNEGLRMHEADLLKPRSTLVSFIYPAQNPELMDRLSTQQCTVLAMDQVPRVTIAQGYDALSSMANIAGYKAVVLAANHFGRFFTGQITAAGKVPPAKVLVIGGGVAGLAAAGAAKSMGAIVRGFDTRPAALEQFKSFGAEPLEINLAESGEGIGGYAKEMSKEFLEAEMILFAKQCKDVDIVISTALIPGKRAPVLIKREMVESMRDGSVVVDLAAEAGGNIETTKPGELYVHQGVTHIGYTDLPSRMPTQASTLYSNNIIKLLKAISPDKELFHFEPCDEFDYGTLDHVIRGTMVMKEGKNLFPAPLPKTTPPPAPAKVKTVAELEAEKQAEISPFRQTMTSAGAYTAGLSTVLGLGIASPNAAFTQMVTTFGLAGIVGYHTVWGVTPALHSPLMSVTNAISGLTAVGGLVLMGGGLTPSSLPESLALLAAFVSSINIAGGFLITQRMLDMFKRPTDPPEHNYLYSLPGLAFVGGYGASVAGGYSIEQMMYLGSGLCCVGALAGLSTQRTSRLGNALGMIGVAGGIAATLGALKPSPELLSQMSLAMATGGTLGLTIAKRIEISDLPQLVAAFHSLVGLAAVLTCVAEFMIEYPHLDTHPAAGVLKIVAYLGTYIGGVTFSGSLVAYGKLQGLLDSAPLMLPGRHMLNAGLMAASVGGMVPFMLSDTFNMGMGCLLGVSGLSTVMGVTLTAAIGGADMPVVITVLNSYSGWALCAEGFLLDNNLMTIVGALIGSSGAILSYIMCVAMNRSLPNVILGGYGTTSTAGGKPMEITGTHTEVNVEQSIEMIKEANSIIITPGWGLCAAKAQYPIADMVKMLREQGKSVRFGIHPVAGRMPGQLNVLLAEAGVPYDVVLEMDEINEDFPETDLALVIGANDTVNSAAQEDPNSIIAGMPVLEVWKSKQVIVMKRTLGVGYAAVDNPIFYKPNTAMLLGDAKKTCDSLQAKIRETYY from the exons GTGTGCGATATAAAGACGTGCTGGTGGGCGTTCCTAAGGAGATCTATCAGAATGAGCGGCGGGTGGCCGTGTCGCCCGCGGGTGTGGAGATGCTGGTCAAACAGGGCTTCAGGGTGCAGGTGGAGTCCAGCGCCGGACGCGAAGCTAAGTTCTCTGACGATCAGTACCGGGCCGCCGGAGCCCAGATCACCGACACCAAGGGAGCGTTTGGATCAGATCTGGTCCTGAAG GTTCGAGCGCTGGTGTTTAACGAGGGTTTACGGATGCATGAGGCTGACCTCCTGAAGCCCAGATCCACACTGGTGAGCTTCATCTACCCTGCGCAGAACCCCGAGCTGATGGACAGACTGAGCACTCAGCAGTGTACGGTGCTGGCCATGGACCAGGTGCCACGGGTCACCATCGCACAGGGATACGACGCGCTCAGCTCCATGGCCAACATCGCCGG GTATAAGGCCGTGGTTCTCGCCGCCAATCACTTCGGAAGGTTTTTCACTGGGCAGATCACAGCGGCGGGAAAAGTTCCTCCGGCGAAG gtgctgGTCATCGGTGGCGGTGTCGCAGGTCTGGCCGCAGCAGGAGCTGCTAAATCAATGGGTGCCATAGTGAGAGGATTCGacaccag ACCGGCAGCACTGGAGCAGTTCAAGTCGTTCGGAGCGGAGCCGCTCGAGATAAACCTCGCCGAGTCGGGTGAAGGGATCGGAGGATACGCCAAAGAAATGTCTAAAGAGTTCCTGGAGGCCGAGATGATTCTGTTTGCCAAACAGTGCAAGGACGTCGACATCGTCATCAGCACGGCTCTGATTCCTG gtaaaagagctccagtgctgatcaaGCGTGAGATGGTGGAGAGCATGCGTGACGGGTCGGTGGTGGTGGATCTGGCGGCGGAGGCCGGAGGAAACATCGAGACCACTAAACCTGGAGAGCTGTACGTCCATCAGGGCGTGACGCACATCGGCTACACGGATCTGCCCAGCCGCATGCCCACACAGGCCAGCACTCTCTACTCCAACAACATCATCAAGCTGCTGAAGGCCATCAGCCCCGACAAAGAGCTCTTCCACTTTGAGCCCTGCGACGAGTTCGATTACGGGACGCTGGATCACGTGATCAGAGGCACGATGGTGATGAAG GAAGGTAAGAATCTTTTTCCCGCACCGCTACCGAAAACCACCCCGCCGCCGGCACCCGCCAAAGTGAAGACCGTCGCCGAGCTGGAGGCTGAGAAACAGGCCGAAATCTCCCCGTTTAGACAGACCATGACATCAGCAGGAGCCTACACAGCAG GTCTCTCGACCGTGCTGGGTTTAGGTATCGCTTCTCCTAATGCTGCCTTCACTCAAATGGTGACGACCTTTGGCCTCGCTGGAATTGTGGGATATCACACGGTGTGGGGCGTGACTCCAGCACTGCACTCTCCGCTGATGTCAGTGACCAACGCCATCTCAG gtctgACGGCGGTGGGGGGGCTGGTGCTGATGGGTGGGGGTCTGACACCCTCATCTCTTCCTGAATCTCTGGCGCTGCTCGCTGCGTTTGTGTCCTCCATCAACATCGCAG GTGGGTTCCTGATCACACAGAGGATGCTGGACATGTTTAAGAGGCCGACTGACCCTCCGGAGCACAACTACCTCTACTCTCTGCCCGGCCTGGCGTTTGTGGGCGGATACGGGGCGTCTGTGGCCGGAGGATACAGCATCGAGCAG atgatgtATCTGGGCTCGGGTCTGTGTTGTGTCGGGGCTCTGGCTGGACTCTCGACTCAGCGCACCAGTCGTCTGGGTAATGCGCTGGGAATGATCGGGGTGGCAGGAGGAATCGCAGCTACGCTGGGCGCTCTGAAACCCTCACCTGAGCTCCTGTCCCAGATGTCCCTCGCCATGGCAACAGGTGGAACTCTGG GTCTGACCATCGCCAAGCGCATCGAGATCTCAGATCTGCCTCAGCTGGTCGCTGCGTTCCACAGTCTGGTGGGTTTGGCTGCGGTTCTCACCTGCGTCGCAGAGTTCATGATCGAGTACCCGCACCTGGACACCCATCCGGCCGCCGGCGTGCTGAAGATCGTGGCGTATCTGGGCACATACATCGGCGGAGTGACCTTCAGCGGCTCTCTGGTCGCCTACGGAAAGTTACAAG gttTGTTGGACTCGGCTCCTCTGATGCTGCCGGGCCGTCACATGCTGAACGCGGGTCTGATGGCGGCGTCGGTGGGTGGGATGGTGCCCTTCATGCTGAGTGACACTTTCAACATGGGCATGGGCTGCTTGCTGGGGGTCTCCGGCCTCTCCACCGTCATG ggtgtgACGCTCACCGCAGCCATCGGAGGAGCTGATATGCCCGTAGTGATCACGGTGTTGAACAGTTACTCTGGATGGGCGCTGTGTGCCGAGGGATTCCTGCTGGACAACAACCTCATGACCATCGTGGGTGCTCTGATCGGCTCGTCCGGTGCCATCCTGTCCTACATCATGTGTGTG GCCATGAACCGCTCGCTGCCAAACGTTATTCTGGGAGGATACGGAACCACATCCACCGCCGGCGGGAAACCCATGGAGATCACCGGCACACACACCGAGGTCAACGTGGAGCAGTCGATCGAGATGATCAAAGAGGCCAACAGCATCATCATAACACCtg GCTGGGGTCTGTGTGCGGCCAAGGCTCAGTATCCCATCGCTGACATGGTGAAGATGTTGAGAGAGCAGGGCAAGAGTGTGAG GTTTGGGATTCACCCGGTGGCGGGCCGCATGCCTGGACAGCTCAATGTGCTTCTGGCCGAAGCTGGCGTCCCGTACGACGTGGTTCTAGAGATGGACGAGATCAACGAGGATTTCCCAG AAACCGACCTGGCGCTCGTGATCGGGGCCAACGACACGGTCAACTCAGCCGCGCAGGAGGACCCCAACTCCATCATCGCCGGGATGCCCGTGCTGGAAGTCTGGAAGTCCAAGCAG gtgatcGTGATGAAGCGTACTCTGGGAGTGGGATACGCAGCGGTGGACAATCCCATCTTCTACAAGCCCAACACTGCCATGCTGCTTGGAGACGCCAAGAAGACCTGCGACAGTTTACAGGCCAAAATCAGAGAGACCTATTACTGA
- the LOC109046405 gene encoding fibroblast growth factor 7, protein MRKWTLRWKLPEFACKLWLVLLVSRVCVCDGDRAAVTDCSKHERHTRNYDYMEGGDVRIRRLYSRTQWFLMIDEFGNINGTQDPNNCYSVLEIRTVSEGGVLAIKGLKSQYYISMNRTGMLQGKKDYNDSCNFKEEFLENYYTAYSSVKWTKNGKEMFISLSQKGRPLKGKKTRKESISSHFIPRKCREDEKKLA, encoded by the exons ATGCGCAAATGGACGCTGCGATGGAAACTGCCTGAGTTTGCGTGTAAACTGTGGCTGGTGCTGCTGGTCAGCCGTGTTTGCGTGTGCGATGGAGACCGGGCCGCTGTGACCGACTGCTCCAAACACGAGCGACACACCAGGAACTACGACTACATGGAAGGAGGGGACGTTCGGATCCGACGCCTCTACAGTCGCACGCAGTGGTTTCTGATGATCGACGAGTTCGGGAACATCAACGGGACGCAGGATCCCAACAACTGCTACA GTGTTCTGGAGATCAGGACGGTTTCGGAGGGCGGCGTGTTGGCCATAAAAGGACTGAAGAGCCAGTATTATATTTCCATGAACCGCACCGGAATGTTACAGGGCAAA AAAGACTACAACGACAGCTGCAACTTCAAAGAAGAGTTTTTAGAGAACTACTACACGGCGTACTCGTCCGTCAAATGGACTAAAAACGGCAAAGAGATGTTCATCTCTCTGTCTCAGAAGGGCCGGCCGCTGAAAGGAAAGAAGACGAGGAAGGAGAGCATCTCTTCTCACTTCATCCCTCGAAAGTGCAGGGAAGACGAGAAGAAGCTGGCGTGA